TCGACCCGGCGTGCCCGTGGGCGTGGATGACCTCGCGCTGGATGGTCGAGGTCGAGAAGGTGCGCGACGTCGACGTGCGCTGGCACGTCATGAGCCTGTCCGTGCTGAACGAGGGCCGCGACCTCCCGGAGAGCTACCGGACGCTCATGGACGACTCGTGGGCGGCGGTCCGTGTGCTGGTCGCCGCCGCGGAGCAGCACGGCCCGCAGGTGCTGCGGCCGCTGTACGACGCGCTGGGCTCGCGCCGGCACCCGGGCGGCCGGCGCGACACGGCCGAGATCATCGCGGAGTCGCTCGCCGAGGTCGGCCTGCCCGCGGAGCTCGCGGAGGCCGGCTCGACCGACGCCCACGACGCGCAGCTGCGTGCGTCGCACCAGCGCGCGATCGACCTCGTGGGCGACGAGGTCGGCACGCCCGTCGTCGCGATCGACGAGACCGCGTTCTTCGGCCCGGTCATGACCCCGGCGCCCAAGGGCGAGGCCGCGGGCCGGCTC
The Cellulomonas sp. NS3 DNA segment above includes these coding regions:
- a CDS encoding DsbA family protein, with the protein product MDFWFDPACPWAWMTSRWMVEVEKVRDVDVRWHVMSLSVLNEGRDLPESYRTLMDDSWAAVRVLVAAAEQHGPQVLRPLYDALGSRRHPGGRRDTAEIIAESLAEVGLPAELAEAGSTDAHDAQLRASHQRAIDLVGDEVGTPVVAIDETAFFGPVMTPAPKGEAAGRLFDGFVLVTSVPGFYEIKRTRTQGPVFD